One window of Cyanobacteriota bacterium genomic DNA carries:
- a CDS encoding NAD(P)H-quinone oxidoreductase subunit F — protein MTQFLLQTVWLIPCYALVGVVASTLWSPALIRRTGPRPAGYVNLVMTFIGFLHSLIAFPIAWQQPIQISVSWLQVAGLDLTLPLDISATTVGASLLVMGINLLAQIYAIGYLEMDWGWSRFFALLALFEAGMCSLAFCNSLFFSYMILEILTLGTYLLIGIWYNQSLVVTGARDAFLTKRIGDLFLLMGVLAIYPLAGTWNFDELAQWAKTATVDPTIAALVGLALLAGPMGKCAQFPLHLWLDEAMEGPIPSTILRNSVVVATGAWVLVKLQPVFALSPIVTTTMITIGALTAVGGTLIAIAQIDVKRALSYSVSAYMGLVFVAVGTGQTDAALLIILSHAMSQALLVMSTGSIVLNSITQDLTQLGGLWSRRPISGLSFLVGMAGLIGLPPLGGFWALLELADGLWKTQPWLVGVLLLVNGLTAFSMTREFGLIFAGSPKPMTERSPENFWLIVLPMTIMLGFTLHLPLVLQSLGLFPNWSELNKDMALLLLWSSAIGAGVGAVLYVGQSIPKPIQLPWQALQNFFAYDLYTPQIYRSSVVFFVDWASRIIDWFDRQIVDGVVNLVGLVSLFSGETLKYGNSGQGQFYVLTIAIGLVAIMLSVSWAFVIGH, from the coding sequence ATGACTCAATTTTTGCTGCAAACTGTCTGGCTGATTCCCTGCTATGCGCTCGTTGGCGTGGTTGCCTCTACGCTTTGGTCGCCCGCTCTAATCCGTCGCACAGGCCCTCGCCCTGCGGGCTATGTCAATTTAGTGATGACTTTTATAGGTTTTTTGCATAGTCTGATTGCGTTTCCGATCGCATGGCAACAGCCTATTCAGATTTCAGTATCCTGGCTGCAAGTCGCTGGACTAGACCTCACGCTACCCCTTGACATTTCTGCTACTACCGTGGGAGCTAGTCTGCTGGTCATGGGTATCAATTTACTGGCACAGATTTATGCCATCGGCTACCTAGAGATGGATTGGGGTTGGTCACGATTCTTCGCCCTGCTTGCCTTGTTCGAGGCAGGTATGTGCAGTCTTGCCTTTTGTAACTCTCTGTTTTTCAGCTACATGATCCTGGAGATATTGACTCTAGGCACTTACTTGCTGATTGGCATCTGGTACAACCAGTCCTTGGTGGTGACGGGTGCCCGTGATGCTTTTCTAACCAAGCGTATAGGAGATTTGTTCCTGCTGATGGGGGTATTGGCTATTTATCCCCTAGCTGGCACCTGGAATTTTGATGAGTTGGCACAGTGGGCGAAAACAGCAACAGTTGATCCAACGATCGCGGCGCTTGTCGGACTAGCATTGCTAGCAGGGCCGATGGGCAAGTGCGCTCAGTTCCCACTGCATCTGTGGCTAGATGAGGCTATGGAAGGCCCTATTCCTAGTACTATTTTGCGAAATTCGGTAGTGGTTGCTACTGGTGCTTGGGTACTGGTGAAATTGCAGCCAGTATTTGCGCTGTCGCCCATCGTTACAACAACGATGATCACCATCGGTGCTCTGACTGCCGTAGGGGGTACATTGATTGCGATCGCCCAAATTGATGTTAAGCGTGCGCTCTCTTACTCAGTTAGTGCCTACATGGGGCTAGTTTTTGTCGCCGTAGGTACTGGTCAGACCGATGCTGCCCTATTGATTATTCTCTCCCATGCTATGTCGCAGGCCCTGTTGGTCATGAGTACTGGATCCATTGTCCTCAATAGCATTACCCAGGACTTGACACAGCTAGGGGGGTTATGGAGTCGTCGTCCTATTTCGGGCTTGAGTTTTTTAGTGGGCATGGCTGGCCTAATTGGGCTACCACCGCTGGGTGGTTTTTGGGCACTGCTGGAACTGGCAGATGGTCTATGGAAGACGCAGCCATGGCTTGTTGGGGTGTTACTACTGGTGAATGGGCTGACCGCCTTTAGCATGACCCGCGAGTTTGGCTTAATCTTTGCTGGTTCTCCTAAGCCTATGACGGAGCGATCGCCAGAGAACTTCTGGCTGATTGTCTTGCCGATGACCATCATGCTAGGTTTCACGCTTCACCTTCCCCTGGTGCTCCAGAGCTTGGGTCTGTTCCCCAATTGGTCAGAGTTGAATAAAGATATGGCACTGTTGCTACTGTGGTCGAGTGCTATCGGGGCTGGAGTTGGGGCTGTGCTCTATGTTGGTCAGAGCATTCCCAAGCCAATTCAACTGCCTTGGCAGGCTCTGCAAAACTTCTTCGCCTACGATTTGTATACGCCTCAGATTTATCGCTCTAGTGTCGTCTTCTTTGTAGATTGGGCATCCCGAATTATTGATTGGTTTGACCGCCAGATTGTCGATGGTGTAGTGAATTTGGTTGGCCTAGTTTCACTGTTTAGCGGCGAAACCCTTAAGTATGGCAACTCTGGACAGGGCCAGTTCTATGTATTGACGATCGCCATCGGTCTGGTCGCCATCATGCTTAGTGTCAGTTGGGCATTTGTGATTGGTCATTAG